A genome region from Solanum pennellii chromosome 12, SPENNV200 includes the following:
- the LOC107007131 gene encoding cellulose synthase A catalytic subunit 2 [UDP-forming]-like, with product MDTKGRLIAGSHNRNEFVLINADEVGRVTSVKELSGQICQICGDELEITVDGEPFVACNECAFPVCRPCYEYERREGNQACPQCKTRYKRIKGSPRVEGDDEEDEFDDLDNEFDPHQTAEAALSARLNVGRGNPNASGYATPSEMDPAALGTEIPLLTYGQEEDGISADKHALIVPPFMSRGKRVHPVADSSMSFPPRPMDPKKDLAVYGYGSVAWKERMEDWKKKQNDKLLMIKHEGGGNNDGDELDPDLPKMDEGRQPLSRKKPIASSKLSPYRLVILLRLVILGLFFHYRIMHPVHDAYGLWLTSIICEIWFAVSWIFDQFPKWVPIQRETYLDRLSLRYEKEGKPSELAHIDVFVSTVDPLKEPPLITANTVLSILAVDYPVDKVSCYVSDDGAAMLTFEALSETSEFARKWVPFCKKFSIEPRAPEWYFAQKVDYLKNTVDPSFVRERRAMKRDYEEFKVRINGLVSIAQKVPEDGWTMQDGTPWPGNNVRDHPGMIQVFLGHDGVRDIEGKVLPRLIYVSREKRPGFDHHKKAGAMNALMRVSAVISNAPYLLNVDCDHYINNSKALRESMCFMMDPTSGKKICYVQFPQRFDGIDRHDRYSNRNVVFFDINMKGLDGIQGPIYVGTGCVFRRQALYGYDAPKKAKPPGKTCNCWPNWCCFCCKARKKHKKGKTTKDKKKIKGKDASTQVHALENIEEGIEGIDSEKASIMPQIKLEKKFGQSPVFVASTLLEDGGVPPGASSASLLKEAIHVISCGYEDKTEWGKEVGWIYGSVTEDILTGFKMHCHGWRSVYCIPKRPAFKGSAPINLSDRLHQVLRWALGSVEIFFSRHCPIWYGYGCGLKPLERFSYINSIVYPLTALPLIAYCTLPAICLLTGKFIVPELTNYASLVFMALFISIAATTILEIRWGGVSLEDMWRNEQFWVIGGVSSHFFALLQGLFKVLAGVNTSFTVTSKAADDGEFSELYVFKWTSLLIPPLTLLIMNIIGVVVGVSDAINNGYESWGPLFGKLFFALWVIVHLYPFLKGMMGRQSNVPTIIIVWSILLASILSLLWVRVNPFLSKGGLSLEVCGLDCD from the exons ATGGATACTAAAGGGAGACTTATTGCTGGTTCACATAATAGGAATGAGTTTGTTCTCATCAATGCTGATGAAGTTGGAAGA GTAACTTCTGTGAAAGAATTGAGTGGGCAGATTTGCCAGATTTGTGGAGATGAGCTCGAAATAACGGTAGATGGGGAGCCATTTGTTGCTTGCAATGAATGTGCATTTCCTGTTTGCAGACCTTGCTATGAGTATGAAAGGAGAGAGGGGAATCAAGCTTGTCCTCAATGTAAAACTAGGTATAAGCGAATTAAAGGAAGTCCTCGAGTTGAAGgggatgatgaagaagatgaatttGATGATCTGGACAATGAGTTTGACCCTCATCAAACTGCTGAAGCTGCCCTTTCAGCTCGCCTTAACGTTGGCCGGGGTAATCCTAATGCTTCTGGATATGCTACCCCATCAGAGATGGATCCTGCTGCCCTTGGCACAGAGATCCCTCTTCTTACTTATGGTCAAGAG GAGGATGGAATTTCAGCTGACAAACATGCTCTTATAGTCCCACCATTTATGAGTCGTGGGAAGAGAGTTCATCCAGTCGCGGATTCCTCCATGTCTT TTCCTCCTCGCCCCATGGATCCTAAGAAAGACTTGGCTGTTTATGGGTATGGTAGTGTTGCATGGAAGGAAAGAATGGAAGACTGGAAGAAAAAACAGAACGATAAATTACTGATGATTAAGCACGAAGGAGGTGGTAACAATGATGGAGATGAGCTGGATCCTGACTTGCCCAA GATGGATGAAGGCAGACAACCACTTTCCAGAAAGAAGCCTATTGCTTCTAGCAAGCTAAGCCCATACAGATTAGTCATTTTACTTCGACTTGTAATTCTTGGGCTCTTTTTCCACTATAGAATAATGCATCCTGTCCATGATGCTTATGGATTGTGGTTGACATCTATTATATGTGAAATATGGTTTGCCGTATCCTGGATATTCGATCAGTTTCCAAAATGGGTTCCCATTCAGCGAGAGACATACCTAGATAGGTTATCACTGAG GTATGAGAAAGAAGGGAAGCCTTCTGAGTTGGCCCATATTGACGTTTTTGTTAGTACAGTGGATCCTTTGAAAGAGCCTCCACTTATTACTGCAAATACTGTTCTCTCCATTCTTGCTGTGGATTATCCGGTGGATAAGGTTTCATGCTATGTCTCTGATGATGGTGCTGCCATGCTTACTTTTGAGGCACTCTCTGAAACATCCGAGTTTGCAAGGAAATGGGTCCCATTTTGCAAGAAATTCAGTATAGAGCCTCGAGCCCCGGAGTGGTATTTTGCTCAGAAGGTTGATTATTTGAAGAACACAGTAGATCCATCATTTGTGAGGGAACGCCGTGCCATGAAG AGAGACTATGAAGAATTTAAGGTTCGGATAAATGGATTGGTTTCCATTGCACAAAAGGTTCCTGAGGATGGTTGGACCATGCAAGACGGAACTCCTTGGCCAGGAAACAATGTTAGGGATCATCCAGGAATGATTCAG GTCTTTCTAGGCCATGATGGTGTCCGTGATATTGAAGGTAAGGTACTTCCTCGCCTTATTTATGTTTCTCGTGAGAAGAGGCCAGGATTTGATCACCACAAAAAGGCTGGTGCCATGAATGCTTTG ATGCGTGTTTCAGCGGTCATCTCAAATGCTCCTTATTTACTCAATGTGGATTGTGATCACTATATAAATAACAGTAAAGCACTGCGAGAATCTATGTGCTTTATGATGGATCCCACTTCAGGAAAGAAAATATGCTACGTACAATTTCCTCAGAGATTTGATGGCATTGATCGACATGATAGATACTCAAATCGCAATGTGGTCTTCTTTGAT ATAAATATGAAAGGACTTGATGGGATCCAGGGTCCAATTTATGTGGGAACTGGATGCGTCTTCAGGAGGCAAGCACTTTATGGAtatgatgctccaaagaaggcAAAACCTCCAggaaaaacatgcaattgttgGCCGAACTGGTGTTGCTTTTGTTGTAAAGCGCGAAAGAAGCATAAGAAGGGGAAAACGACCAAGgataaaaagaagataaaaggaAAGGATGCTTCAACTCAGGTTCATGCTCTTGAGAATATCGAGGAAGGAATTGAAG GAATTGATAGCGAAAAAGCTTCCATCATGCCGCAAATAAAACTCGAGAAGAAATTTGGACAATCACCAGTATTTGTTGCTTCAACACTTCTAGAAGATGGTGGTGTTCCTCCAGGAGCATCGTCAGCATCTCTCCTGAAAGAAGCCATCCATGTTATTAGTTGTGGTTATGAAGACAAAACAGAATGGGGTAAAGAG GTTGGATGGATTTATGGATCGGTTACTGAAGATATCTTAACTGGGTTCAAGATGCACTGCCATGGTTGGAGGTCTGTGTATTGTATCCCCAAAAGGCCTGCATTCAAAGGGTCCGCTCCTATCAATCTTTCAGATCGTTTGCATCAGGTTCTGCGGTGGGCCTTGGGATCCGTTGAGATTTTCTTTAGTAGACATTGTCCCATTTGGTATGGATATGGATGTGGTCTTAAACCATTGGAGCGGTTTTCGTACATAAACTCAATTGTCTATCCATTGACTGCCCTCCCTCTGATTGCATATTGTACATTGCCAGCCATCTGTTTGCTTACTGGGAAATTCATTGTTCCGGAG CTTACCAACTATGCTAGCCTTGTGTTCATGGCCCTTTTTATATCAATTGCTGCCACTACTATTCTGGAGATACGATGGGGAGGTGTTAGCCTCGAGGACATGTGGAGAAATGAGCAATTTTGGGTTATTGGTGGTGTTTCATCCCACTTCTTTGCTCTTCTCCAAGGTCTTTTTAAAGTTTTGGCTGGTGTCAACACTAGCTTCACCGTCACATCAAAAGCAGCAGATGACGGGGAGTTTTCTGAGCTTTACGTCTTCAAGTGGACATCCTTGTTGATTCCCCCATTGACCTTGTTGATTATGAACATCATTGGAGTTGTCGTTGGAGTTTCAGATGCAATCAATAACGGGTATGAGTCATGGGGTCCTTTATTCGGAAAGCTTTTCTTCGCCTTATGGGTCATTGTTCATTTGTACCCCTTCCTCAAAGGTATGATGGGGAGACAAAGCAACGTTCCCACTATCATTATTGTGTGGTCTATCCTTCTAGCTTCTATCCTTTCGTTATTGTGGGTCCGAGTCAACCCATTCTTGTCAAAAGGTGGACTCTCGTTAGAAGTATGTGGGTTGGATTGCGACTAA
- the LOC107005898 gene encoding TNF receptor-associated factor family protein DDB_G0272829 produces the protein MAFKANILLIFSLVLMIISSEVIAREMVEANQVQNTFELDNPTLQKKGGGSLFPNIACLGCSCPKKDNNNNNNNNNNDDDDDSFIGNVCKAMCC, from the exons atGGCATTCAAGGCAAATATTTTGcttatattttctttggttcttatgattatatcaTCAGAGGTTATTGCAAGGGAAATGGTTGAGG CAAATCAAGTTCAAAATACATTTGAATTGGACAATCCGACACTCCAGAAAAAAGGTGGGGGATCATTGTTTCCTAATATAGCGTGTTTGGGTTGCAGTTGcccaaaaaaagataataataacaataataataataataacaatgacgatgacgatgacagTTTCATTGGTAATGTTTGTAAAGCCATGTGTTGTTAG
- the LOC107006857 gene encoding uncharacterized protein LOC107006857 encodes MAFNANILLIFSLVLMIISSEVIAKDIVEPSLPLLEANEIHNTELNNPTLQKKGGGGEGGKWAGWIFDAACSRCPCPSKDNNNNNNNNDDDDFITNVCKAACC; translated from the exons ATGGCATTCAATGCAAATATTTTGCTCATATTTTCTTtggttcttatgattatatcaTCAGAAGTTATTGCAAAGGATATAGTTGAGCCTTCACTTCCATTGCTTGAGG CAAATGAAATTCATAATACAGAATTGAACAATCCAACACTCCAAAAAAAAGGTGGTGGTGGTGAAGGTGGAAAATGGGCGGGATGGATTTTTGATGCAGCCTGTTCACGTTGCCCTTGCCCAAGCaaagataataataacaacaacaacaataatgatGACGATGATTTCATTACTAATGTTTGTAAAGCCGCTTGTTGTTAG